Proteins encoded by one window of Sediminicoccus rosea:
- a CDS encoding DMT family transporter, whose protein sequence is MPSVATRASRRRAILFILMAALLFALAACCVKALEGGVPLAQVVLFRSVFALPVLLPLLSQAGGWAAIRTAHPMGHAWRTLFGLIGMAGAFYGYATMPLATVTALGFTMPLFLTLLAVPLLGERVGWRRGSAVIVGFLGVLIMVRPTDAQAAQLMPSLVVLVAALAWAMAMITIRRMGEAGESGVTIVLWFAIGSSAVAFLASLPVWVWPSAWQWLLLLGIGVISAMAQLLMTDAYRSGEPTLVAPFEYSGIIWTTLLGAIIWAEAPDGWDGLGIAVLVASGLYIWWREVQLGLKR, encoded by the coding sequence ATGCCCTCGGTCGCGACCCGCGCCAGTCGCCGTCGCGCCATCCTGTTCATCCTCATGGCCGCCCTTCTCTTTGCCCTCGCCGCCTGCTGCGTGAAGGCGCTGGAGGGCGGCGTGCCGCTGGCGCAGGTGGTGCTCTTCCGCAGCGTCTTCGCGCTGCCCGTGCTGCTGCCGCTGCTCAGCCAGGCGGGCGGCTGGGCCGCCATCCGCACCGCCCACCCCATGGGCCATGCCTGGCGCACCCTGTTCGGCCTGATCGGCATGGCCGGCGCCTTCTACGGCTATGCCACCATGCCGCTCGCCACCGTCACTGCGCTCGGTTTCACCATGCCGCTCTTCCTGACCCTGCTGGCGGTGCCGCTGCTGGGCGAGCGGGTGGGCTGGCGCCGGGGCAGCGCCGTGATCGTGGGCTTCCTCGGCGTGCTCATCATGGTCCGCCCGACGGATGCGCAGGCCGCGCAGCTCATGCCGAGCCTGGTGGTGCTGGTGGCCGCGCTCGCCTGGGCCATGGCGATGATCACCATCCGCCGCATGGGCGAGGCGGGGGAGAGCGGGGTCACCATCGTGCTCTGGTTCGCCATCGGCTCCTCGGCCGTCGCCTTCCTGGCGAGCCTGCCGGTCTGGGTCTGGCCCAGCGCCTGGCAATGGCTTCTGTTGCTGGGCATCGGTGTCATCTCGGCCATGGCGCAGCTGCTGATGACGGATGCCTATCGCTCGGGCGAGCCCACGCTGGTGGCACCCTTCGAGTATTCCGGCATCATCTGGACCACCCTGCTCGGTGCCATCATCTGGGCCGAGGCGCCGGATGGGTGGGATGGCCTCGGCATCGCCGTGCTGGTTGCCTCCGGCCTCTACATCTGGTGGCGCGAGGTCCAGCTTGGGCTGAAGCGGTGA
- a CDS encoding NUDIX domain-containing protein, producing MSASDPEDRPAKAPRIAAYPGLEIRADEVVWSGRFPLQRVRFTYERFDGSRSAELTWELWRRAGGVAMLPFDPWSDRVALIEQFRLPVHAAGLPPIHTECVAGLLEPGEAPEAAARRESLEEAGVEPDLVEHIGRYMLLQGGCDELMQLYCGRARLPEPEAAGTHGLLHEGEDIRLLIMPASEAFAMLDRNAIQNATCALCLFWLRQNHARLRAEWTRA from the coding sequence ATGAGCGCCAGTGACCCCGAGGACCGGCCCGCCAAGGCCCCGCGCATCGCCGCCTATCCCGGGCTCGAAATCCGCGCCGATGAGGTGGTCTGGTCCGGCCGCTTCCCCTTGCAGCGCGTGCGCTTCACCTATGAGCGCTTCGACGGCTCGCGCTCCGCCGAGCTGACCTGGGAGCTGTGGCGCCGCGCGGGCGGTGTCGCGATGCTGCCCTTCGACCCCTGGTCGGACCGCGTGGCGCTGATCGAGCAGTTCCGCCTGCCGGTCCATGCGGCGGGCCTCCCGCCCATCCATACCGAATGCGTGGCCGGGCTCTTGGAGCCGGGCGAGGCGCCCGAAGCCGCCGCCCGCCGCGAATCCCTGGAGGAGGCCGGCGTCGAGCCCGACCTGGTCGAGCATATCGGCCGCTACATGCTCCTCCAGGGCGGCTGCGACGAGCTCATGCAGCTCTATTGCGGCCGCGCCCGGCTGCCGGAGCCGGAAGCCGCCGGCACCCATGGCCTGCTGCATGAGGGCGAGGATATCCGCCTGCTCATCATGCCGGCGTCCGAAGCCTTCGCCATGCTGGACCGCAATGCGATCCAGAACGCCACCTGCGCCCTTTGCCTCTTTTGGCTCCGCCAGAACCACGCGCGCCTCCGCGCCGAATGGACCCGTGCATGA